One segment of Syngnathus scovelli strain Florida chromosome 6, RoL_Ssco_1.2, whole genome shotgun sequence DNA contains the following:
- the fkbp16 gene encoding FKBP prolyl isomerase 16 isoform X3, with protein MESHCRCEDHKDPAEREVRDNTSELRFEEGREDQLGRPKRDGDESPAGDITLENFKSTACPEGGGAETRWQRRGQLKKTNSWKMVRFQEPSLEKDVLAERDSSAESLFPEYVVEEWTTISFEQLLLKEDWQHLTDDRLVRKKVLEPTGPSAPWPIWGQQVTVKMQAVLEDRTVVEKDAKLSFIIGEGDVSQALEECVLSMRKGEIALLLADSQYTYGLLGREPDIPAWAAMLYQLQLLDVRDKADPLNLPLSDRIRLGNHKRERGNFHFQRDEYGKAARAYCMALDVLTTCGQADAIGGAKEEAKEEAQEVRDYRVKCLNNLATAKLKLEKYNEALHASCDVLALDPNNVKALYRAGKVRSCPTWVTTRRPWSCSRGP; from the exons ATGGAATCACATTGTCGTTGTGAGGACCACAAGGACCCTGCAGAGAGAGAGGTGAGAGACAATACATCTGAGCTCAGATttgaggaaggaagggaggaccAACTGGGTAGACCCAAGAGGGATGGAGATGAGAGCCCTGCAGGAGACATCACATTGGAGAACTTCAAGAGCACGGCTTGTCcagaaggaggaggagcagaGACCCGATGGCAAAGACGTGGGCAATTGAAGAAGACTAACAGTTGGAAGATGGTGCGCTTCCAAGAACCGTCTTTAGAGAAGGACGTACTAGCAGAGAGGGACAGCTCGGCAGAGAGTCTTTTTCCGGAATACGTTGTGGAGGAGTGGACCACCATCTCCTTTGAGCAACTGTTACTCAAAGAAGACTGGCAGCACTTAACAG ATGACCGACTGGTGAGGAAGAAGGTTCTGGAGCCCACTGGCCCCTCAGCCCCTTGGCCCATCTGGGGCCAGCAGGTCACGGTGAAGATGCAAGCCGTCTTGGAAGACCGCACCGTGGTGGAGAAGGACGCCAAGCTGTCGTTTATTATTGGCGAAGGCGACGTGAGCCAG GCGCTGGAGGAGTGCGTCCTATCCATGCGCAAGGGCGAGATTGCATTACTGCTGGCCGATTCCCAGTACACGTACGGGCTACTGGGCAG AGAGCCCGACATCCCCGCCTGGGCTGCCATGCTCTACCAGCTGCAGCTGCTGGACGTCAGGGACAAAGCGGATCCGCTAAATTTGCCGCTATCTGACCGCATCCGCCTCGGCAACCACAAGCGGGAAAGAGGCAACTTCCACTTCCAGAGGGACGAGTACGGCAAGGCGGCACGAGCCTACTGCATGGCGCTGGACGTGCTCACCACCTGCGGCCAGG CAGATGCCATCGGCGGCGCCAAGGAGGAAGCGAAGGAGGAAGCGCAGGAAGTGCGCGACTACCGGGTCAAGTGTTTGAACAACCTGGCCACGGCAAAGCTCAAACTGGAGAAGTACAACGAGGCGCTCCATGCCAGCTGCGACGTCCTGGCCCTCGACCCCAACAACGTCAAGGCCCTCTATAGGGCGGGGAAGGTCAG ATCCTGTCCGACCTGGGTGACTACGCGGAGGCCATGGAGCTGCTCAAGAGGGCCCTGA
- the fkbp16 gene encoding FKBP prolyl isomerase 16 isoform X1 has product MESHCRCEDHKDPAEREVRDNTSELRFEEGREDQLGRPKRDGDESPAGDITLENFKSTACPEGGGAETRWQRRGQLKKTNSWKMVRFQEPSLEKDVLAERDSSAESLFPEYVVEEWTTISFEQLLLKEDWQHLTDDRLVRKKVLEPTGPSAPWPIWGQQVTVKMQAVLEDRTVVEKDAKLSFIIGEGDVSQALEECVLSMRKGEIALLLADSQYTYGLLGREPDIPAWAAMLYQLQLLDVRDKADPLNLPLSDRIRLGNHKRERGNFHFQRDEYGKAARAYCMALDVLTTCGQADAIGGAKEEAKEEAQEVRDYRVKCLNNLATAKLKLEKYNEALHASCDVLALDPNNVKALYRAGKILSDLGDYAEAMELLKRALKLEPATKAIHAELSKLVRRQSGGDREAKPAAVLGYNRAPFLLFPSKQTTLNISWKFILAALAVALGSLVTSVILTVRN; this is encoded by the exons ATGGAATCACATTGTCGTTGTGAGGACCACAAGGACCCTGCAGAGAGAGAGGTGAGAGACAATACATCTGAGCTCAGATttgaggaaggaagggaggaccAACTGGGTAGACCCAAGAGGGATGGAGATGAGAGCCCTGCAGGAGACATCACATTGGAGAACTTCAAGAGCACGGCTTGTCcagaaggaggaggagcagaGACCCGATGGCAAAGACGTGGGCAATTGAAGAAGACTAACAGTTGGAAGATGGTGCGCTTCCAAGAACCGTCTTTAGAGAAGGACGTACTAGCAGAGAGGGACAGCTCGGCAGAGAGTCTTTTTCCGGAATACGTTGTGGAGGAGTGGACCACCATCTCCTTTGAGCAACTGTTACTCAAAGAAGACTGGCAGCACTTAACAG ATGACCGACTGGTGAGGAAGAAGGTTCTGGAGCCCACTGGCCCCTCAGCCCCTTGGCCCATCTGGGGCCAGCAGGTCACGGTGAAGATGCAAGCCGTCTTGGAAGACCGCACCGTGGTGGAGAAGGACGCCAAGCTGTCGTTTATTATTGGCGAAGGCGACGTGAGCCAG GCGCTGGAGGAGTGCGTCCTATCCATGCGCAAGGGCGAGATTGCATTACTGCTGGCCGATTCCCAGTACACGTACGGGCTACTGGGCAG AGAGCCCGACATCCCCGCCTGGGCTGCCATGCTCTACCAGCTGCAGCTGCTGGACGTCAGGGACAAAGCGGATCCGCTAAATTTGCCGCTATCTGACCGCATCCGCCTCGGCAACCACAAGCGGGAAAGAGGCAACTTCCACTTCCAGAGGGACGAGTACGGCAAGGCGGCACGAGCCTACTGCATGGCGCTGGACGTGCTCACCACCTGCGGCCAGG CAGATGCCATCGGCGGCGCCAAGGAGGAAGCGAAGGAGGAAGCGCAGGAAGTGCGCGACTACCGGGTCAAGTGTTTGAACAACCTGGCCACGGCAAAGCTCAAACTGGAGAAGTACAACGAGGCGCTCCATGCCAGCTGCGACGTCCTGGCCCTCGACCCCAACAACGTCAAGGCCCTCTATAGGGCGGGGAAG ATCCTGTCCGACCTGGGTGACTACGCGGAGGCCATGGAGCTGCTCAAGAGGGCCCTGAAGCTGGAGCCCGCCACCAAG GCTATCCACGCTGAACTTTCCAAGCTGGTGAGGAGGCAGTCAGGGGGCGATCGAGAAGCGAAGCCCGCAGCGGTGCTCGGCTACAACAGGGCCCCATTTCTCCTCTTCCCCTCCAAGCAGACAACATTG AACATCTCGTGGAAGTTTATCCTCGCGGCTCTGGCGGTGGCATTGGGCAGCTTAGTGACGTCAGTCATCCTCACTGTGAGAAATTGA
- the fkbp16 gene encoding FKBP prolyl isomerase 16 isoform X2, with the protein MESHCRCEDHKDPAEREVRDNTSELRFEEGREDQLGRPKRDGDESPAGDITLENFKSTACPEGGGAETRWQRRGQLKKTNSWKMVRFQEPSLEKDVLAERDSSAESLFPEYVVEEWTTISFEQLLLKEDWQHLTDDRLVRKKVLEPTGPSAPWPIWGQQVTVKMQAVLEDRTVVEKDAKLSFIIGEGDVSQALEECVLSMRKGEIALLLADSQYTYGLLGREPDIPAWAAMLYQLQLLDVRDKADPLNLPLSDRIRLGNHKRERGNFHFQRDEYGKAARAYCMALDVLTTCGQDAIGGAKEEAKEEAQEVRDYRVKCLNNLATAKLKLEKYNEALHASCDVLALDPNNVKALYRAGKILSDLGDYAEAMELLKRALKLEPATKAIHAELSKLVRRQSGGDREAKPAAVLGYNRAPFLLFPSKQTTLNISWKFILAALAVALGSLVTSVILTVRN; encoded by the exons ATGGAATCACATTGTCGTTGTGAGGACCACAAGGACCCTGCAGAGAGAGAGGTGAGAGACAATACATCTGAGCTCAGATttgaggaaggaagggaggaccAACTGGGTAGACCCAAGAGGGATGGAGATGAGAGCCCTGCAGGAGACATCACATTGGAGAACTTCAAGAGCACGGCTTGTCcagaaggaggaggagcagaGACCCGATGGCAAAGACGTGGGCAATTGAAGAAGACTAACAGTTGGAAGATGGTGCGCTTCCAAGAACCGTCTTTAGAGAAGGACGTACTAGCAGAGAGGGACAGCTCGGCAGAGAGTCTTTTTCCGGAATACGTTGTGGAGGAGTGGACCACCATCTCCTTTGAGCAACTGTTACTCAAAGAAGACTGGCAGCACTTAACAG ATGACCGACTGGTGAGGAAGAAGGTTCTGGAGCCCACTGGCCCCTCAGCCCCTTGGCCCATCTGGGGCCAGCAGGTCACGGTGAAGATGCAAGCCGTCTTGGAAGACCGCACCGTGGTGGAGAAGGACGCCAAGCTGTCGTTTATTATTGGCGAAGGCGACGTGAGCCAG GCGCTGGAGGAGTGCGTCCTATCCATGCGCAAGGGCGAGATTGCATTACTGCTGGCCGATTCCCAGTACACGTACGGGCTACTGGGCAG AGAGCCCGACATCCCCGCCTGGGCTGCCATGCTCTACCAGCTGCAGCTGCTGGACGTCAGGGACAAAGCGGATCCGCTAAATTTGCCGCTATCTGACCGCATCCGCCTCGGCAACCACAAGCGGGAAAGAGGCAACTTCCACTTCCAGAGGGACGAGTACGGCAAGGCGGCACGAGCCTACTGCATGGCGCTGGACGTGCTCACCACCTGCGGCCAGG ATGCCATCGGCGGCGCCAAGGAGGAAGCGAAGGAGGAAGCGCAGGAAGTGCGCGACTACCGGGTCAAGTGTTTGAACAACCTGGCCACGGCAAAGCTCAAACTGGAGAAGTACAACGAGGCGCTCCATGCCAGCTGCGACGTCCTGGCCCTCGACCCCAACAACGTCAAGGCCCTCTATAGGGCGGGGAAG ATCCTGTCCGACCTGGGTGACTACGCGGAGGCCATGGAGCTGCTCAAGAGGGCCCTGAAGCTGGAGCCCGCCACCAAG GCTATCCACGCTGAACTTTCCAAGCTGGTGAGGAGGCAGTCAGGGGGCGATCGAGAAGCGAAGCCCGCAGCGGTGCTCGGCTACAACAGGGCCCCATTTCTCCTCTTCCCCTCCAAGCAGACAACATTG AACATCTCGTGGAAGTTTATCCTCGCGGCTCTGGCGGTGGCATTGGGCAGCTTAGTGACGTCAGTCATCCTCACTGTGAGAAATTGA